One window from the genome of Enterobacteriaceae bacterium Kacie_13 encodes:
- a CDS encoding NAD-binding protein, with protein sequence MSQQSELQQPVVAVLGLGAMGHAFATNLIKKGFTTRVWNRTASRGDDLVKAGATRGTTPRETVEGADVVITMLSDGKTSLDVCQGDNGLLAGLKQGGIIAQMGTLGVDATESLIALIKAQRPDVVFFDAPVSGTKAPAEQAQIVVLASGDREAGAAVETVFAAISKATKWLGEAGRASKMKLVVNAWLIAMMEGIAETTQLAEEFGFSTDDLWNVLEGGPLAAPYIKGKMEMFKSGDYTPQMQLTWALKDINLALAAGSKLELPVMKRISETWQGAVGAGYGDQDLAVVYRYLGDKQR encoded by the coding sequence ATGAGTCAGCAATCCGAACTTCAACAACCGGTCGTCGCCGTGCTAGGCCTCGGCGCGATGGGACATGCGTTTGCTACAAACCTGATCAAGAAAGGATTTACTACCCGTGTCTGGAACCGTACGGCGTCACGTGGTGATGATCTGGTTAAGGCAGGCGCGACCCGTGGCACGACGCCGCGTGAGACTGTTGAAGGCGCAGATGTAGTGATCACTATGTTGTCCGATGGCAAAACGTCGCTGGATGTCTGTCAGGGGGATAACGGTTTACTCGCAGGTCTCAAACAAGGCGGAATCATCGCGCAGATGGGGACGCTGGGTGTAGACGCAACCGAAAGTCTGATAGCACTGATCAAAGCGCAGCGTCCGGACGTGGTGTTTTTCGATGCGCCAGTGTCCGGCACGAAAGCGCCGGCTGAGCAGGCGCAGATTGTGGTGCTGGCCAGCGGCGATCGTGAAGCGGGAGCCGCCGTGGAGACGGTATTTGCGGCGATCTCCAAAGCGACTAAATGGCTGGGGGAAGCGGGTCGCGCATCTAAGATGAAACTGGTGGTAAACGCCTGGCTGATTGCCATGATGGAAGGGATCGCTGAAACCACGCAGCTCGCCGAAGAGTTTGGTTTCTCAACGGATGATTTGTGGAATGTGCTGGAAGGCGGACCGCTGGCTGCACCTTACATCAAAGGTAAAATGGAGATGTTCAAAAGCGGTGATTACACACCTCAGATGCAGCTGACGTGGGCGCTGAAGGACATCAATCTGGCGCTGGCTGCTGGCAGTAAACTGGAGCTGCCAGTGATGAAACGCATCAGTGAAACCTGGCAGGGCGCGGTGGGTGCAGGCTATGGCGATCAGGATCTGGCGGTGGTGTATCGTTACCTGGGCGATAAGCAGCGTTAA
- a CDS encoding isopenicillin N synthase family oxygenase, producing MSQPSTNIPLIDFSQFSASPQKREAFLSELRYAAREIGFFYLKNHGIDKTLLCDVQNASRQFFALPEEEKLAVAMINSSHFRGYNRAASEITRGQPDWREQFDLGAERPKLPIDDSTPAWARLQGPNQWPEALPELRPLLLRWQQEMTAMSLSLLRAFALALKLPEEAFDPLYGEKPNEHIKLIRYPGRPEGEGNQGVGAHKDSGFLSFLLQDDQRGLQVEVEKDQWVEALPVPDTLVVNIGELLELATNGYLRATVHRVVSPPAAGERLSLAFFLGAQLDAVVPLFPLPPELAKEARGEASDPLNPLFRDVGFNYLKGRLRSHPDVAQRYYSDVTG from the coding sequence ATGAGCCAGCCTTCCACGAATATCCCACTGATCGACTTCAGCCAGTTTTCAGCTTCGCCGCAAAAGCGCGAAGCGTTTCTGTCAGAGCTGCGTTACGCCGCCCGCGAAATCGGCTTTTTCTATCTTAAAAATCACGGCATTGATAAAACCCTGCTATGCGACGTCCAAAACGCCTCTCGCCAGTTCTTTGCTTTACCAGAAGAAGAAAAACTGGCCGTGGCGATGATCAACTCTTCGCATTTTCGTGGCTATAACCGCGCGGCCTCGGAGATTACGCGTGGTCAGCCTGACTGGCGGGAGCAGTTTGATCTCGGTGCAGAGCGACCGAAACTACCGATAGATGATAGCACCCCTGCGTGGGCCAGATTGCAGGGGCCTAATCAGTGGCCTGAGGCATTACCCGAACTACGGCCCTTGCTGCTGCGCTGGCAGCAGGAGATGACTGCGATGTCATTGAGCCTGCTGCGTGCGTTTGCGCTGGCACTGAAACTGCCAGAAGAGGCGTTTGATCCCCTGTATGGCGAAAAGCCCAATGAACATATTAAGCTGATTCGTTATCCGGGACGGCCTGAGGGTGAGGGGAATCAGGGCGTCGGTGCGCACAAAGATTCCGGTTTCCTCAGTTTCTTGTTGCAAGACGATCAGCGCGGATTACAGGTAGAAGTGGAAAAAGACCAATGGGTGGAAGCACTGCCTGTGCCGGATACGCTGGTGGTGAATATCGGTGAGTTGCTGGAACTGGCGACCAACGGTTATCTGCGTGCCACCGTTCACCGTGTGGTTTCTCCGCCTGCTGCCGGTGAACGTCTGTCGCTGGCGTTCTTTCTCGGCGCGCAACTCGACGCCGTGGTGCCTTTGTTCCCATTACCCCCCGAGCTGGCGAAAGAAGCGCGGGGCGAGGCCAGCGATCCGCTGAACCCGCTGTTCCGCGATGTCGGTTTCAATTATCTGAAAGGGCGGCTGCGCTCACATCCTGACGTCGCGCAGCGTTATTATTCTGACGTAACGGGTTGA
- a CDS encoding MarR family transcriptional regulator has protein sequence MTTIRRRQESASPTLRFLPETIHIGRQLRTYCDARFKTIGLTLARGQVLLHLEAANGRLPQGELTALLEVEHPTAIRLFDSLAQLGLLERCPGENDRRSKDIVLTEAGNDLANQVRSMTDDILIRVMEGIPDENITVARGVLAAITANIAAL, from the coding sequence GTGACTACAATACGCCGCCGACAGGAGTCCGCTTCGCCTACCCTGCGCTTCCTGCCGGAAACTATTCATATTGGCCGCCAGTTACGGACTTACTGCGATGCCCGCTTCAAAACCATCGGGCTGACACTTGCCCGTGGTCAGGTCCTGTTGCATCTGGAAGCGGCCAATGGCCGTCTTCCGCAGGGAGAACTTACCGCATTGCTGGAAGTCGAACACCCGACTGCGATCCGTCTCTTTGACAGCCTTGCACAGCTTGGGCTGCTGGAGCGCTGCCCCGGTGAAAACGACCGCAGATCCAAAGACATTGTGCTGACCGAAGCCGGTAACGATCTGGCTAATCAGGTGCGTAGCATGACCGACGACATATTAATCCGCGTGATGGAAGGCATCCCGGATGAAAATATCACCGTTGCCCGTGGTGTTCTCGCCGCCATTACTGCCAATATCGCCGCGCTTTGA
- a CDS encoding MFS transporter, which produces MMTTRSDSDVRQDAGELTTRDASPVTEPLAPASEAGSVPPSTHHPFAVQVNTWLSRYPRLRIGVYVMASLIIGMTQGLGINLVGSNLPGIQGSLGISNVESYWLIAAYTATSVTGTILLYKIRTQFGFRRFGEYGLLFFAVASMAQMFTHDFQTAVAVRAVMGFAMASLGPLALFYMFEIFPPAKKLTAGLCFGLAGSQISLPISRIISPHLLDLGHWHQLTMLESGLSLICLAIIWILPLTHPPRVKVFERTDWISYPLIATAVACMSVVLTMGRYYWWQEKAWIGEVLVVGIIALTLSFMVELRRKNPIIDLRWLMTPEMLLFTGSMLFVRMLLSEQTTGMVGFLNLVGLLNDQLITLFCVILAATFAGLVFVSIIHKANRIVYIHLFSIALIAVAAWMDAHSTVDTRPEQFYLTQGMIAFGGAIFLPTSLWLGFIRALQYGQSQIISFVLVFLSTQNVGAQVGGAFLGTVQILREKFHSSVLTEGISLQNPLVVERLAQYSHLLKPVLNDGTQLNAEAVTQLSLKVTQQAGLLAYNDVFMVVFYMSLGCFAILCAHIIVGRIQTKKREAAEAVA; this is translated from the coding sequence ATGATGACGACGCGTTCTGATTCAGATGTCCGGCAGGATGCCGGTGAATTAACAACACGGGATGCATCACCAGTAACAGAGCCCCTCGCGCCAGCATCCGAAGCAGGATCTGTTCCTCCCTCAACGCATCATCCGTTTGCAGTTCAGGTGAATACCTGGCTCTCCCGTTACCCGCGATTACGTATCGGTGTATACGTCATGGCGTCGTTGATTATTGGTATGACGCAGGGTCTTGGGATCAATCTTGTGGGTTCCAACCTGCCAGGGATCCAGGGATCGCTTGGAATTTCTAACGTAGAAAGCTACTGGCTGATTGCCGCGTATACCGCCACCAGTGTGACCGGCACCATCCTGCTATACAAAATTCGTACCCAGTTTGGGTTTCGTCGCTTCGGTGAATACGGTCTGCTGTTTTTTGCCGTCGCCTCCATGGCACAAATGTTTACCCATGATTTTCAGACCGCCGTGGCCGTCCGCGCAGTAATGGGTTTTGCGATGGCATCGCTAGGGCCACTGGCGTTGTTCTATATGTTCGAAATATTCCCACCGGCGAAAAAGCTGACGGCGGGACTGTGCTTCGGGCTGGCGGGCAGCCAGATTTCGTTGCCGATTTCCCGCATTATCTCGCCGCACCTGTTAGATCTCGGGCACTGGCACCAGCTGACGATGCTGGAATCCGGTCTTTCACTGATCTGTCTGGCAATCATCTGGATTTTGCCACTGACTCACCCACCGCGCGTGAAAGTGTTCGAGCGCACGGACTGGATAAGTTACCCGCTGATTGCCACCGCCGTGGCCTGTATGTCAGTAGTGCTGACCATGGGCCGCTACTACTGGTGGCAGGAAAAGGCCTGGATTGGCGAAGTTCTGGTCGTAGGAATTATCGCGCTGACGCTCTCCTTTATGGTGGAGTTGCGACGCAAAAATCCGATTATCGACTTACGTTGGCTGATGACACCGGAAATGCTGCTGTTTACCGGTTCGATGCTGTTTGTACGGATGCTTCTCTCCGAGCAAACCACTGGCATGGTGGGTTTTCTGAATCTGGTCGGATTGCTCAACGATCAGCTGATTACGTTGTTCTGCGTCATTCTCGCCGCGACTTTCGCCGGGCTGGTGTTCGTCAGCATTATTCATAAAGCCAACCGGATTGTTTACATCCATCTCTTCTCTATCGCGCTGATTGCCGTGGCGGCGTGGATGGATGCGCATTCAACCGTAGATACGCGCCCCGAACAGTTTTACCTGACGCAGGGAATGATTGCCTTTGGAGGGGCGATATTCCTGCCCACTTCGCTGTGGCTGGGGTTTATCCGCGCGCTGCAATACGGCCAGAGCCAGATCATCAGTTTTGTGCTGGTGTTTCTCTCGACCCAAAACGTCGGTGCGCAGGTCGGTGGCGCATTCCTCGGGACTGTCCAGATTTTGCGTGAGAAGTTCCACTCGAGCGTGCTGACTGAAGGGATTTCACTGCAAAACCCACTGGTGGTTGAGCGGCTTGCTCAGTACAGCCATTTGCTGAAACCAGTATTAAACGATGGCACTCAGCTAAATGCCGAGGCGGTTACACAACTGAGTCTGAAAGTGACTCAACAGGCGGGTTTGCTGGCATATAACGACGTTTTCATGGTGGTGTTTTACATGTCGCTGGGCTGCTTTGCCATCCTTTGCGCGCACATTATTGTCGGACGGATCCAGACCAAAAAGCGCGAAGCCGCTGAGGCTGTTGCGTAA
- a CDS encoding VOC family protein: protein MQPVINMITLGVKDLAVATEFYQNGLGFPKVVIDSESVSFFELAGAWLSLFPWDELAKDAQVSAQGEGFRGMALAQTVASEAKVDAILKQAVKAGGTLIKPGQKVFWGGYSGYFADPDGHLWEIAYNPFMKIGPQEE, encoded by the coding sequence ATGCAACCCGTCATTAATATGATCACGCTGGGCGTTAAGGATTTAGCCGTCGCCACTGAGTTTTATCAAAATGGATTAGGGTTTCCGAAAGTGGTGATTGATTCGGAAAGTGTCAGTTTCTTTGAGCTGGCGGGTGCATGGTTGTCGTTATTCCCATGGGATGAGCTGGCAAAGGATGCGCAGGTCAGTGCTCAGGGAGAAGGTTTTCGCGGTATGGCTTTGGCGCAAACCGTTGCCAGTGAAGCAAAAGTGGATGCGATTTTGAAACAGGCGGTGAAGGCGGGTGGGACGCTGATTAAACCAGGCCAGAAAGTATTCTGGGGCGGATATTCTGGCTATTTCGCCGATCCGGACGGACATCTTTGGGAAATTGCCTATAACCCGTTTATGAAAATCGGGCCACAGGAAGAGTAA
- a CDS encoding colicin M resistance protein, whose translation MSKVVLIGIISFIFLMMVVMLGSVYIYPWWMQRSTEGACAQISKSNAIDTVTRDYMENRIPNWGNDKDNMGTSVPVLSFISDDAKEDKGTYHIPFSAKGPNGTLGYVAHFNCSNHYVKYSTVE comes from the coding sequence ATGAGTAAAGTCGTTTTGATCGGAATTATTTCATTTATTTTCCTGATGATGGTTGTGATGCTGGGCTCGGTCTACATCTACCCGTGGTGGATGCAGCGTTCAACCGAAGGCGCCTGTGCGCAGATCAGCAAGAGCAACGCAATTGATACGGTCACCCGTGATTACATGGAAAACCGTATCCCGAACTGGGGCAACGATAAAGACAACATGGGAACATCTGTTCCGGTGTTGAGCTTCATTAGTGATGATGCGAAAGAAGACAAAGGCACTTACCACATTCCGTTCAGCGCCAAAGGCCCGAACGGCACGTTGGGATATGTGGCGCATTTTAATTGTTCGAATCATTATGTTAAGTATTCGACTGTAGAGTAG
- a CDS encoding HlyD family efflux transporter periplasmic adaptor subunit, producing MKNLFRYPSIIVVLCLGVVGVMLVLYSWQLFPFNSQVESTDNAYIRGNVTLLSPQVSGYITDVKVQDFMPVKKGDVLFLIDDSTYRQELLQAQAAAAQQQVTLQNFEQNQASGAASLQLAEAELQSAQATESKASLDTGRNSTLLAKGLVSKTIGDELHAALLTAKANVAKARASVNIARQDLALVDANKASLAAALKAAQAKVAVAQINLQHTRIVAPSDGQLGEVSARMGQYVTAGTQMTSITPKIVWVTANFKERQLAEMSLGTPATFTVDALNDRPFKGHVVRISPAAGSEFSVLKADNATGNFTKISQRIAVRIELEPNQTQSDRLRPGMSAVVSIDTSNSPRN from the coding sequence ATGAAAAATCTATTTCGTTATCCGTCAATCATTGTGGTGCTTTGCCTGGGTGTGGTCGGTGTGATGTTGGTGTTGTACAGCTGGCAGCTATTTCCGTTTAATTCGCAGGTGGAATCCACCGATAATGCCTACATACGTGGCAATGTCACCCTGCTCAGCCCGCAGGTGTCAGGGTACATCACCGACGTCAAAGTTCAGGATTTTATGCCCGTCAAAAAAGGTGATGTGCTGTTTCTGATTGATGACAGTACCTACCGTCAGGAACTGCTTCAGGCACAAGCCGCTGCCGCACAGCAGCAAGTGACACTGCAAAACTTCGAGCAAAATCAGGCGTCGGGCGCCGCCAGCCTGCAACTAGCTGAAGCAGAACTGCAAAGTGCTCAGGCCACCGAAAGTAAAGCCTCGCTCGATACCGGCCGTAACAGTACCCTGCTGGCGAAAGGTCTGGTGTCGAAAACCATTGGGGATGAACTACACGCCGCCTTGCTAACCGCCAAAGCCAATGTGGCCAAAGCGCGGGCTTCGGTGAACATTGCCCGTCAGGACCTGGCTCTGGTGGATGCCAATAAAGCGTCGCTGGCCGCCGCCTTAAAGGCCGCCCAGGCGAAAGTGGCAGTCGCACAAATTAATCTGCAACATACGCGAATTGTCGCGCCCTCAGACGGACAGCTCGGCGAGGTCAGCGCCCGCATGGGGCAATATGTGACGGCAGGCACGCAAATGACTTCCATCACACCGAAAATCGTCTGGGTGACAGCCAACTTCAAAGAGCGCCAGCTGGCGGAAATGAGCCTCGGCACACCGGCAACGTTTACGGTCGATGCCCTTAACGATCGCCCTTTTAAAGGTCACGTGGTGCGCATTTCCCCGGCAGCAGGTTCTGAATTCAGCGTGCTGAAAGCCGATAACGCCACCGGTAACTTCACTAAAATCTCACAGCGAATTGCCGTGCGGATTGAACTGGAACCAAATCAGACGCAAAGCGATCGTCTGCGACCAGGAATGTCTGCCGTGGTCAGCATCGATACCTCGAACTCACCACGAAACTGA